GCAATGGCGATGATCGCCAATGCTATCATCACTTCAAGTAGTGTGAAGCCGTTAGAAGAAGTGTGCGGGGTGAACCCTTGAGAGCAGCGTCGGGTCTTGGCCTTCATTGATCCACGTCCAGGTAGCCGGGGACGCTTTTGACCCGGTCCAAAAAAGGTTCGATTACCAAGCTGACTTGATCCCCCTTTGCATCTTGAAGATGGATGATGGCGTGGTCTGCGCGGCCCTTCGGTGAAAAATAGAGGTCTACCTGGCCACGGACTTTCCCGTTGCCGCTAATCCAAATATCGGTGATGGTGACAGAATCCGGGATCTTAACGGCCTTGATTTCTCGGCTTGAGGTTTTTTTGGTGCTGCCATCAACGAGCACCTCATCTCGAAACACCCGGAGGTGATGCTGGCTGGGATCTATTTCCATACCATAGGTTTTTCCCTCGCGCATGGCAGAGAGTCGGGCTTCCTGGGCAAGTCCGCCGATCATTCGTGTTGTGCGTCCTAAGTCGTTGCTGAAAAATTGTCCGTGTAAGCGGGGGATTGCCAAGCCGAGGATGATGGTGATCAGCAGCAGGACTACGGCGACCTCGATCAGGGTAAACCCCTGGCACTGCTTGAAGGAAAATAGACATTGCCTTGGTGGGAACTCGATCTTTTTGCGGCATGGGGGAGCACTCACCGGCAGCATGTCCTTAAACCAATAAAAATTCCAGGGGTGGCGGGTGCTATTCAATGTCCCAGTTGGAGATGTCGGCATCTTTCCCTTCACCGCCCTGTTGGCCATCGGCGCCATAGGAGATGATTTCGTACTCCCCTTGGATGCCGGGATGGAGATAGATGAAATCGTTGCTCCATGGGTCCTTGGGGACTCGGCCTTTTTCCAGATATCCCCCCTCTCGCCACTTGCTGGACAATTTGCCTACACTTGGCGGAGTGACCAGGGCCTCAAGCCC
This Desulfobulbaceae bacterium DNA region includes the following protein-coding sequences:
- a CDS encoding prepilin-type N-terminal cleavage/methylation domain-containing protein yields the protein MAPMANRAVKGKMPTSPTGTLNSTRHPWNFYWFKDMLPVSAPPCRKKIEFPPRQCLFSFKQCQGFTLIEVAVVLLLITIILGLAIPRLHGQFFSNDLGRTTRMIGGLAQEARLSAMREGKTYGMEIDPSQHHLRVFRDEVLVDGSTKKTSSREIKAVKIPDSVTITDIWISGNGKVRGQVDLYFSPKGRADHAIIHLQDAKGDQVSLVIEPFLDRVKSVPGYLDVDQ
- the gspG gene encoding type II secretion system protein GspG, translated to MLTLPPVKTHKNAGFTLIELMVVMVILAILAGLIVPRIMGRPEEARRTKAAIQIQNLETALKLYSLDNGAYPTTEQGLEALVTPPSVGKLSSKWREGGYLEKGRVPKDPWSNDFIYLHPGIQGEYEIISYGADGQQGGEGKDADISNWDIE